Genomic window (Clostridia bacterium):
CCGATAACTGGAACCGCCTGGTGGATTTGGCCGCGGCCCTGTTGGGTGCCCTGGAGGCCGGAGCAGACCCCAAGGGGACGGAGCTGCCGGCAGGGGTTCCGGCCCCCCTGGCAGAGGGGCTGGTGGCTGCGGCCCGGGCGGCGGAGAGGCTGGCCCCCGATGCCAGGGCCTGGTGTTTTGAGCGCCAACTGGCGCTGGCTTTGCGCGGTTTGGAGATTGAGGGTCAGGTGGGTGAAGGCCTGGGCCACGGCCTGGTGGCCATCCTGCGGGTAGAAAAGTAGGTTGCTGGGGAGGAGAGGTTTCCCTTGCTCGAGAGTTACGAGGGAGGACAGTACCAGCCGTTAAAGCCGGAAGATATCCGTGCCATCCACGAGGTGAGCGTGCGGCTGCTGGAGGAAGTGGGGGTTAAGGTTCCCAATGCCGAGGTGCTAGAGATTTTTGCCGAAAAAGGCGCCCCGGTGGACCGGGAGAGGGCCGTAGTCCGCATCCCCAGGTCCATGCTGGAAGACGCCATTGACACCGCCCCTTCCTCGGTCGTCCTTTGCGGTCGGGAAGACCAATACGACCTGCTGCTGGAAGGAAAGCGAACCCATCTGGGCACCGGTGGCACGGTGCTGAACGTCCTGGATCTGGAGACCGGGCGGCGCCGTCCGGCCGGCATGGACGACCTGCGGCAACTGGCCCGGCTGGTGGACGCCCTGGAAAACATCCAGTTTTACGTCATCCCGGCCTACCCCGACGGGGTGCCGGCCGAGAAGGTAGACGTGAACCGCTTCTTTTCGGCCCTGACCAATACCTCCAAGCACGTCATGGGCGGCGTATACACCATCCAGGGGATCCGCGACGTAGTAGCCATGGCCGAAGAGATCGCCGGCGGCCGCGAAGCGCTGCGGGAGCGGCCTTTAATCTCCATGATTACCTGCGTCATGAGCCCTTTGGTTTTAGACGAAACTTACTCGGCCCTGGAGGTGGAGGTAGCCCGCCAAGGGATCCCCCTGGTTTGCCCCGCCGAACCCCTGGCCGGGGCCACCAGCCCGGTAACCCTGGCCGGCACGATAGCCACCAGCAATGCGGAAACCCTGAGCGGAGTGGTACTGGCCCAATTGGTGAACCCCGGTAGCCCCACCATCTACGGCACCGTAGCCAGTACCATGGACATGCAGACCGGGTGCTATCTTTCCGGTAGTGTGGAAATGGGGTTGCTCAACGCCGCTTCGGCCCAGATGGCCCAATTTTACCGGCTACCCATTTACGCCACCGCCGGCATGAGCGATGCCAAGGTCCCGGACGTGCAGGCCGGGTACGAAAAGGCGGCTACCGCCATGATGGTGGCCCTGGCCGGAGCCAACTACATCCACGATGCCGCCGGTTTCCTGGAGTTTTGCACCACCATTTCCTACGAGCAACTGGTGATTGACAACGACATTCTAGGCATGTGTCTGCGGGCCGTACGCGGCATTGAAGTAACCAAGGAAACCCTGGCCGAAGAGGTGGTGAGGAAGGTGGGGCCGGGCGGGAACTTTCTCGCCGAGGAGCACACGGTACGCAATTTCCGGCGTGAACTCTACTTCCCCACGCTAGCGGACCGGCGCCTGCGCCGGGGATGGGAGCAGGACGGGGCCAAGGATGCCGCCGCCCGGGCGCGGGAAAAGGCCAGGGAAATCCTGGCCGAGCACCGACCCCGACCCCTGGAGGCCCGAGTGGAGGCCAACATCCGTAGCCGTCTGGGCCATTTGCTCCTGTAGGCTCTTCTTTGGGGCGGGCCTTAGTGAAGGCCCGTGGCATCAATGTCGGGTCGAACAGGATCCGGCAGACGGAAAAATCAACGGGAGGGATAGGTATCTTAATCATCGGCGAGCTGATAAACGCTGCCCGCCGCCCGGTGCGGGAGGCGGTTCTAAACCGCAACCGGCAGGTAATCCAGGAGCTGGCCGCAAACCAGGTCCGGGCCGGTGCTGACTACCTGGACGTGAACGTGGCTGCCGGCTTGGGCGATGTGGAGCGGGAGGCCGCAGACATAGAGTGGGCTATAGGAGTCATCCGGGAAGTCACGGATAAACCCCTGGCCATTGATACCACGGACCCCACCGTGCTGGAGCGGGGTTTGCAAGCCGCCGGCCCGGGGGCCATGGTGAATTCCATTAGCCTGGAGAGCAACTGGTTAGAACCCTTCCTCCAACTGGCGGCCCGGTACGAAGCCCTGGCCATCGTTCTGCCGGTCTCGGACGCCGGGATACCCCGGGATCCGGAGGAACGGCTGGCCAACTGCCGGGAGCTTTTTGCCGCCGCCCAGAGGGCTGGTATGGCGGCCAACCGGCTCTACTTTGATCCCCTGGTGATGCCCCTGAGCGTGGCCGCGGACTACGGGCGGACCGCCCTGGAAACCCTTGCCGGCCTCCGCCGGCAGGGGTGGCAGACCACCATGGGGCTGAGCAACATCTCCTACGGCCTACCGGCCAGGAAGGTCCTGAACCGCGCCTTCCTGAGCATGGCCGTGGCCGTGGGTTTGGATTCCGTCATCCTCGATCCCCTGGACCGGGGATTGCGCGCCGCACTGGTCGCCAGCCTGGCCCTGGCCGGGCAGGACCCGATGTGTGCCGGTTACCTGCGGGCGTACCGCCGGGGCGAGCTGGCCTAACCGGAGTTTCTTTGGGGGGTGTTAAGGTGGCAGACTTAGAGCGGCTTGCCCGAGCCGTTATTGAGGGGGAGGCGGCAACGGTCAAACAACTGGTAGAGCAGGCCTTGAGTGAAGGTCTGGCGGCAGACACCATTCTGCAGGAGGGCCTGCTGAAAGGCCTGGGCGTGGTGGGAGAGAAATTCGGGAAACAGGAAATGTTCTTGCCCGAGGTGATGATGTCCGCTAAGGCCATGCAGGCAGGCCTGGAACTGTTGCGCCCGCACCTGGAGGCCGGCCAGTCAGGCGCGGGGCTGCGGGGCAAGGTAGTTCTGGGTACGGTGGAGGGTGACATTCACGACATCGGCAAGAACCTGGTGGCAATGATGCTAACCGCCAACGGGTTTCAGGTGATCGACCTGGGGGTAAACGTCAAGCCGGAGGACTTCGTGCTGGCCTGCCAGGAACACCAGCCCCAGTTTGTGGGCATGTCCGCGCTGCTCAATACCACCATGCCGGCCATGGCCCGGACCATAACTGCCCTCGAGGCGGCCGGCCTGAGGAACGGCGGGTTGCAGGTGATGGTCGGTGGGGCTCCGGTCACCCCGGAGTTTGCCTCCCGCATCGGTGCGGATATTTACGCCGACGATGCCCTGGAAGCCGTGCGCCTGCTCCGGAAAGCCGTGGGGTGGTGATTTCTTTGCGTGGTCTGAAGGAGCTGGAGTTTGACCCCCAGCAGTTGGTGGTGTCCCGGCGGGAGGTCTACCGTTACCTGGGCTGCAAACACGTGGGGCAGGTTTCCTCTCGTCTCCGCAGGATGGTGGAAGAACAGATGGAGACGGCCCGCGAGTGGCTGGTGCCGCGCGCCGTCTACCGGGTGGTACCGACTGATCTCCTTTCCTCCCGAGAGATTTTTGCCGATGCCCGGGAAGTGGCCCTGGCGGTGTGCACGGTCGGGGAAAGGGTGGAAGAAAAGATATCAGAGCTTTTTCGCCGGGGCGATGCCGCCACCGCCTTGGTGGTGGACGCCATCGGCTCGGCGGCGACCGAAGCCGTGGCAAACGCCGCCAACGAGGAAATCGACCGGCTGGCCCAGGAGCGAGGATGGTACACCACCCGCCGCTTCAGCCCGGGTTACGGCAATTGGCCGGTAGAGGAGCAACAACTGATCTTCCGCCATTTCCCCGGCCAGCCGGTCGGGGTCCGCCTGACCTGCGGCCACATGATGCTCCCCCGGAAGTCGGTTTCCTTTGCCGTAAAAATGGGGCCGCTGCCCATGGCGGAAGTCAATCCCGGGCGCTGCCCGGTTTGCAACCACCGGGATAGGTGCGCCTACCGGGACGACCGCCTGTGTGCCGGGTGATGGCCGGTCATCCCGGCACACAGGCGGTCATATAGAGCCAAAGCCCGTATCGGGTCCACCCTCGGACTCGTGGCCGCAAGCCAGTTAATCAACGGTATGACGGCCTTGTCTATCACTACCCGCTCATTGCCCAGGAACCGATTCACTAACTTAATCGACCTGGAACCCAACGGCCACCGAAAACGCCAGCAACCCTTCATTTTCTACGACGCTTGGGACAATGCCGCCGCTTCTGCCAACTGCGCTTGATTGCAGTCGGGAAGGAATCTTTCGGCTAAAGGCGAAGTGCACCATGGAGGTAAAAGAAAGGCGTCCTTTGCGCATCGCTCAAA
Coding sequences:
- a CDS encoding corrinoid protein produces the protein MADLERLARAVIEGEAATVKQLVEQALSEGLAADTILQEGLLKGLGVVGEKFGKQEMFLPEVMMSAKAMQAGLELLRPHLEAGQSGAGLRGKVVLGTVEGDIHDIGKNLVAMMLTANGFQVIDLGVNVKPEDFVLACQEHQPQFVGMSALLNTTMPAMARTITALEAAGLRNGGLQVMVGGAPVTPEFASRIGADIYADDALEAVRLLRKAVGW
- a CDS encoding dihydropteroate synthase, coding for MKARGINVGSNRIRQTEKSTGGIGILIIGELINAARRPVREAVLNRNRQVIQELAANQVRAGADYLDVNVAAGLGDVEREAADIEWAIGVIREVTDKPLAIDTTDPTVLERGLQAAGPGAMVNSISLESNWLEPFLQLAARYEALAIVLPVSDAGIPRDPEERLANCRELFAAAQRAGMAANRLYFDPLVMPLSVAADYGRTALETLAGLRRQGWQTTMGLSNISYGLPARKVLNRAFLSMAVAVGLDSVILDPLDRGLRAALVASLALAGQDPMCAGYLRAYRRGELA
- a CDS encoding trimethylamine methyltransferase family protein; the protein is MLESYEGGQYQPLKPEDIRAIHEVSVRLLEEVGVKVPNAEVLEIFAEKGAPVDRERAVVRIPRSMLEDAIDTAPSSVVLCGREDQYDLLLEGKRTHLGTGGTVLNVLDLETGRRRPAGMDDLRQLARLVDALENIQFYVIPAYPDGVPAEKVDVNRFFSALTNTSKHVMGGVYTIQGIRDVVAMAEEIAGGREALRERPLISMITCVMSPLVLDETYSALEVEVARQGIPLVCPAEPLAGATSPVTLAGTIATSNAETLSGVVLAQLVNPGSPTIYGTVASTMDMQTGCYLSGSVEMGLLNAASAQMAQFYRLPIYATAGMSDAKVPDVQAGYEKAATAMMVALAGANYIHDAAGFLEFCTTISYEQLVIDNDILGMCLRAVRGIEVTKETLAEEVVRKVGPGGNFLAEEHTVRNFRRELYFPTLADRRLRRGWEQDGAKDAAARAREKAREILAEHRPRPLEARVEANIRSRLGHLLL